The Mycolicibacterium insubricum DNA segment TCGGCGATGCTGAACTACCCGCTGACCCAGTACATGTTCTGCGCGCCGGACGAGGGCGCGGCCGCGGTGGTGATGTGCCGTGCCGACATCGCGCACCGCTACACCGACACCCCGGTCTACCTGCGCTCGGTGGAGATCCGTACCCGCACCTACGGGGCCTACGAAGTGAACACCACCTTCGGTCCGGTCGAGGAGGTCCCGGCGCCGACGGTGTTTGCCGCCCGCGCGGCGTTCGAGCGGGCGGGCATCGGCCCGGAGGACGTCGACGTGATCCAGTTGCAGGACACCGATGCCGGCGCGGAGATCATCCACATGGCCGAGTGCGGATTCTGCGCCGACGGCGACCAGGAGAAGCTGGTGGCCGACGGCGTGACCGAGATCGGCGGAACCATGCCGATCAACACCGACGGCGGGCTGATCGCCAACGGCGAGCCGATCGGTGCGTCGGGCCTGCGGCAGATCCACGAGATCGTGCGGCAGTTGCGCGGCCAGGCCGGTGACCGTCAGGTGCCGGGCAATCCGCGGGTCGGTTTCACCCAGCTGTACGGGGCGCCGGGTACCGCGGGTGCGGCCGTTCTGACGCGCTGAGCCCGGTCAGGACGGCGGCGTAGTCTGACGGTTCCCGCCGCCCACACACCGAGGAGTCCGATGACGGCCATGTCGGTCACCGACGC contains these protein-coding regions:
- a CDS encoding thiolase family protein; the protein is MHDVAIIGVGLHPFGRFGEKTAMQMGVDAMLAAVADAGLQWSDIQAAAGGSWTVANPDAIVGMIGLTGIPFTNVFNACATAASAAKACADGIRLGDYDIGIAVGLDKHPKGAFTEDPALVGMPRWYAENGQYLTTQFFGMKANRYLHTHGISQRTLAKVANKNFRNGVLNPNAFRRKEISEQDILDSAMLNYPLTQYMFCAPDEGAAAVVMCRADIAHRYTDTPVYLRSVEIRTRTYGAYEVNTTFGPVEEVPAPTVFAARAAFERAGIGPEDVDVIQLQDTDAGAEIIHMAECGFCADGDQEKLVADGVTEIGGTMPINTDGGLIANGEPIGASGLRQIHEIVRQLRGQAGDRQVPGNPRVGFTQLYGAPGTAGAAVLTR